Within the Rosa rugosa chromosome 2, drRosRugo1.1, whole genome shotgun sequence genome, the region CCACAGCTTTCTTCAGGGGTGTCACACCATATGTCTTTTGCTCCTTAATTTCATGTTGCCGCCGGATATCATCTTCCCGTTTTTGGTCTCTCTTTGCCTTTTGCTCAACAAGAAAATCAACGGCACTGGAAACATCTTGATTGCTCATCCGCAAAGCCCTTTTTGCATCTAGTTCTTTAAATCCCATGCTCATCACAAGTGAAAGAGATTCATCCGACACTTGTAGCAGCCTGAACTTTTCTTGGGCAGAAGTCAGAACCTTCTTAGATTTGTCAACCTCGCCACTATGATACGCCACCACCCCTTCAAGCAGCTCCAGTCTCAAATGTAGTGCACGCTCCGGATACCTACCTGCCTGAAGCAGTCTCACACGAGAAGCATCCTTCCCGTGAGCTCTTTCGAGTCCTTCTCTAGCCTTCTCAAGCCGAACTCCCGCCACCGAGAGACAGTTGATGTCTCTGAGCATGAAATAACACCAAACCATATCAATTTGCAGTATAGAAGGATTGTCAACCAGCTCAATAACCTTGGGGTCGCATAGAGAGAAGGCCTCCTCTCCCATGCTCAACACCTCCAATGCATCTTTGTAATTCTGTTCTTTAATCAGTTTCTTTGCATCTGTATGAAGCATCAGACCCATCATGATTGCCTGCTGATCAGTCTCGGTTCCCATCTTTACTTTCTTTCCGGTTTGATCTTCAAGTTCTATATTGAAGTCTTCAATTGGCAATGAACCATCTGCATGTCTCTTGGCCATTGCAGTCGCAGCTGCCTTGATTCGAGCCAATCTCCGAGAGCGTTCGCCTTCGGCCATCAACTCCTCACCCAAAGACTTGCCCTCCTGAGCACTAACCCTACTAGCAAGAACCTTAGAGTTGTTCTTAATACCTAATTGGGTCAAATTCTCGCTCCCATCTCCATCCTTCAATACTTTGCCTGCGCAGATCAGATTGATGGAGTTGGGCTCGCAGTTCGATCGCTTTGCAACCTCTTGTCTCAGCATTGATACTGTCCAATTGTCCAATTCGACTTCTAGCACGCCCGCCCATGCCCCTGCAATTTTTACTTTCGCCATGAGAGAAATAGAGATCGAGGGGATcacaaaaccctaatttatAAAGAGTAGTCCTTTCCCAGCTTGGTTTTGGTAGGACCTCTCTCTCTGTTAGTGTGCTATACGTACTGCTACACCATATTTTATTAGATTAGATCTAATCCTACAATTCCAATATTTTCACGATATAgacaaagaaaccaaaaccaaatgatAGGAAACCATAATCCTGCATTATAAGAAAACCGTCAAAGTTCCTCCTTGGAAAAGGAATTGTTATTCTTTATGCTTGGTGGAATCATGAACAGGTTTTTGTCAGTTAATCTTGAAGTTTAGACCATCTGCCAGAATTTTTCATTCTCGtcctttttgttatttttaattttattttcaatccTTACACAAAATTAAATTTATGCTCTTTTACAAAGAAGTTTTTCTATTGGAGTGTCTAAATTTTGCTTACTTGACCTATCTGTTTTATGAATTAGTAAACCATCCTCCCATAAAATGACTAGGTACAATGATTATTAAAatatcagtattaattaagccaataaggcttatggttaaattttcaaaaactcACAATTTACCATTCTTTGATTATAGTCTAAAAATCTATAATTTAACACATGAAGGATAAAATAGTAAATATAACAGCAAACTGAATTgaagaaattacaaaaaaaaaaaaatcttagacGTTTTGTTAACTGCAATGgcagtttcttttttttttttttggagttggtagtttaaataaaaaaattgcttattaaacaaaaagttcttttttttttttttgaagaaaaaaaaagttattcataaaaaataaacattttttAGATAAATTACTAAAACAAACTCTTTTTTAGAAATactaataaaaactcaaacaaaatattataaacacaaataaaatataaaaataaaaataaaaaaggccaATTGACACACGCTTGAGCGTGTGTTAAGAGGctagtgtgtgtgtatatatatatatactagatgGGCCTCACACATTATGTGTGAAaattgatatatattttttaaaacaGAGAGtgggtagtttttttttttttttttacaggagTTGGCAATTTTTTGTGGAagtttgtggttttttttttcacgtaCTTATTtgcttctcatttttttttcttttttctattttctgtttattttat harbors:
- the LOC133734625 gene encoding uncharacterized protein LOC133734625, whose amino-acid sequence is MAKVKIAGAWAGVLEVELDNWTVSMLRQEVAKRSNCEPNSINLICAGKVLKDGDGSENLTQLGIKNNSKVLASRVSAQEGKSLGEELMAEGERSRRLARIKAAATAMAKRHADGSLPIEDFNIELEDQTGKKVKMGTETDQQAIMMGLMLHTDAKKLIKEQNYKDALEVLSMGEEAFSLCDPKVIELVDNPSILQIDMVWCYFMLRDINCLSVAGVRLEKAREGLERAHGKDASRVRLLQAGRYPERALHLRLELLEGVVAYHSGEVDKSKKVLTSAQEKFRLLQVSDESLSLVMSMGFKELDAKRALRMSNQDVSSAVDFLVEQKAKRDQKREDDIRRQHEIKEQKTYGVTPLKKAVDLERLNELVFIGFQKELAAEALRRNENDSEKALDDLTNPETNSSIQEQLESRKRKRQRRAVDASVEALVRMGFERSLVDEALQAGGTMDDVIHRLLSVQASNPTNGVSQSAAISTVSDNNNSQSDAASDIANSLASMLENQNDQAGSSSNASELQNQNDQAGSSSNASERDAEMESELAEELAQQDALSDYDVEVTKEGEAIAKYLVLLDSAQ